A single window of Candidatus Cloacimonadota bacterium DNA harbors:
- a CDS encoding SPOR domain-containing protein translates to MKKLSILFACLVFLISNLSFADCHNEISKARAEIYKENYLSAKNILEKSIDFADDINLLAEIYSLLAHYSETSDEANKYYKKILALQENTYTDKARLSLAKNYFCKSNYSEAKKYLKQILQNSTSNSFKETLYWSGQTCFAMNNYDNCINYLKNYLKTGKDNTKIELAFLNIGTSYFKLNNYPAALNHFKNLNSSNKNKNFSSYILYMIGLCEEKLSQFSNAIVAYKKVINQYPYSNERFLAESQLVSLAEKGHYDSSVKMPEIKIDSDKRYIVQLAAFLNREKARKSKSEFKKKGYDTFVYEKIVKGTRYFAVGLGPYRTETEAQYIQNKLKKNSISSFIYKKP, encoded by the coding sequence ATGAAAAAACTATCTATTCTTTTTGCATGCCTTGTATTTCTTATATCAAATTTATCCTTTGCAGATTGCCATAATGAAATTAGCAAAGCAAGGGCAGAAATTTATAAGGAGAATTATCTTTCAGCTAAAAATATTTTAGAAAAATCAATAGATTTTGCTGATGACATAAACTTACTCGCAGAAATTTATTCCCTTCTCGCTCATTATTCAGAAACATCTGATGAAGCTAATAAATACTACAAAAAAATATTGGCACTTCAAGAAAATACATACACTGATAAAGCAAGATTATCTCTTGCCAAAAATTATTTCTGCAAGTCAAATTATTCAGAAGCCAAGAAATATTTGAAACAAATACTTCAAAATTCAACGAGCAATTCTTTTAAGGAAACATTATATTGGTCAGGCCAAACTTGCTTTGCTATGAATAATTATGATAATTGTATAAATTATTTAAAAAACTATCTTAAAACTGGCAAGGACAATACTAAAATAGAATTAGCATTTTTAAACATAGGAACTTCATACTTCAAACTGAACAATTACCCTGCAGCATTAAACCACTTTAAAAATTTGAATAGTTCTAACAAGAACAAAAATTTCTCATCGTATATTTTATATATGATTGGATTATGTGAGGAAAAGTTATCGCAATTTAGTAATGCTATTGTAGCCTACAAAAAAGTAATCAATCAATATCCATATTCAAACGAAAGATTCTTAGCCGAGTCACAACTTGTTAGTCTTGCGGAAAAAGGACATTACGACTCGTCTGTTAAGATGCCTGAAATAAAAATAGATTCTGACAAAAGGTATATTGTGCAACTTGCCGCATTTTTAAATAGAGAGAAAGCTAGGAAATCAAAATCGGAATTTAAAAAAAAAGGGTACGATACCTTTGTTTACGAAAAAATTGTTAAAGGAACAAGATATTTTGCTGTTGGATTGGGACCATATAGAACAGAAACAGAAGCTCAATATATTCAGAATAAATTAAAGAAAAACTCAATATCTTCTTTTATCTATAAAAAGCCGTAA
- a CDS encoding four helix bundle protein: MYKSFKDMPIWQKAIDVAKIIHTLTEKLPQKEDYGFTSQIRRSALSISANIAEAFGREHSLDKINFYYYSRGSLTETQSHLEYGKKVGYISKQKANELDIILSKLYRDINKIIITLKGSKR, from the coding sequence ATGTATAAAAGTTTTAAAGATATGCCCATCTGGCAAAAAGCAATAGATGTGGCTAAAATTATCCATACGCTTACTGAAAAACTGCCTCAAAAAGAAGATTATGGATTCACCTCACAAATAAGAAGATCAGCTCTTAGTATTTCGGCAAATATTGCGGAAGCTTTTGGCCGAGAGCACTCGCTAGATAAAATCAACTTTTATTATTACTCAAGAGGCTCATTAACAGAAACTCAAAGTCATCTGGAATATGGGAAAAAGGTTGGGTATATAAGTAAACAAAAGGCAAACGAATTAGATATTATTTTAAGTAAACTATACAGGGACATAAACAAAATTATTATCACATTGAAAGGTTCAAAGAGATAA